cccagccccgctcccctcagcactgagcccccggccccgctcccctcagcactgagcccccggccccgctcccctcagcactgagcctccggctccgctcccctcagcactgagccccggccccgctcccctcagcACTGAGCCCCGGCCCCGTTCCCCTCATTactgagcccccagccccactaTCCCTCAGCACTAAGCCCCGGCCTCGTTCCCCTCAGCACtggcccccggccccgctcccctcagcACTGAGCCCCGGCCCCGTTCCCCTCATTactgagcccccagccccactaTCCCTCAGCACTAAGCCCCGGCCTCGTTCCCCTCAGCTCTGAGCcaccggccccgctcccctcagcactgagccccagccccgctcccttCAGCACtgagcccccggccccgctcccctcagcactgagccccggccccgctcccctcagcACCGCCCGGGACTGAGCCCCGTGCCCACGCCGCCGGTCCCTCCGCGGGCTCGGGGTGTTTATTGCCGTTTGCCTGCCATGCTACACCGGCAATAAAATGTCTGTGCAGGGTCGGAGGTATTTTCTTGGGCCATTTGGAGGCCAGGTCTCTCCTTTCACTCCCTGCGGTCCTTTGAAGATGTTGCACCTCTCACGGCACATTCAGAGTTGCAGGGGCAAAGCACAAGTGCTGAAGTTTAATTCCTGTCCTTATTCCCAATCACAGAACTGCCTTTTCTGTTGGAAATCCTCTACTGCGGGtgaagggagggatggagctcCTGAGAACAACCACGGGGGTTTTATAGAATGGGGGAAATGCTGCTTCtcccccagccagcccagcccagagctgcagaaatttgtctctgctcctgttcctgcttttCCAATAGCCAGGCCTCCCACAGAGACAGGATCTGCAACCTCTCAAGCCCTGCACAGATGGAAAGCACAGCTTTGAACTGAACTGGGCTCTTCTGAGGGGGGAGGTGTGCtggtgggttggttttttttaaagataagcCCTGCGTGATAAGGAAAACAGCATTAACAAACAATTACAGGACCTGACCCTCAAGAAATCATTTGTCACTGCAACCCAAATCCATGTGAGGGAACGACACACTCGGCTCACATTCGCCCACACCTCACCTCTGCTTGctagaaatgcagcatttggCTTCCTGAGACTTCTCTCAGCCTTACAGTGGATTTTTGTGATAAATCCTCCTGTGACTCATCTACAGAACAGAAGTGCAAAGTCCAgaattatatttaattattacagaaaataaatcagaagtGTACAATGATGCCCAGCTTGGAAAAGCTCCTCCTACTCCCCAGACGTAGGAACAGGAACACCTATAAACCCCCACGAGAAGTGGATTTTTGAATGGAACTTTGGGGTTAAAACCCAGCTTTGAGTTTTGCTCTGGAGGTGCCACAGCCAACCCCAACCCCCCGACTGTCCCAGAACCACGGTGCTGGCTCAGCCCTTCGCTGTCCTAGGCATAAATCCAGAATctcttttccagttttccattttccagcaggcacagagccctgctttgctgccccagagctgcctcctctcccccaCGCTGGGTTCCAAAACACTGCAGGTATTTCACGGCTCActgctccccagcaccagcctcaCCCTGGGAGGACCAGGAACAAAAGGAGTAAAGAACCACTAACATCCATTCTTATCCAAGGAaactgttggggtttttttaaggatCTCAAGAGTCACAACTTTGCCCTGAAGTCAATAGAGAAAATGGTGATGTAGCAACTAATTGCCAGACAAGTAGTGCTCAATTAAGGTTTTTTTGTAGCACACTCTTCCCCCAGTGTTTCACTggaaagcaaacacacagaaaagaaaatctgtaaaatactgcactttaaataaatattggGACTGTGGGAGGTTGAACAAGGGTCAAGGGCTTGGtatataaaacatttaaaaacgAATGTAAGAAATTCAATCTTTATTCTGAGAATATTTACAACATAAATAGTAATACACTCACATACTTCAGATGTGTatcaaaaataaagcaagaattTAAGTTCTTCGCCCAGTCTGATCTTCTTTGTCAAATTTCATGTCGAAGTTTTATATTCATCTAATTTTAGGCACTTACAGAACCATCAGAAAGAAACAACAcaggtttttcttcttcaaatgGAAGTTGTCTTTGAAAAATTTGGAATCCTGACATTACATTCTTTGATACACCAAATGATGTTTTCTTCCCCTGAGGAACTTTAGTTATTACAACCTTATCAGCTTTTTAAGATCAGCCATAGCAAATCACCTTTTATATCACTAACAATGCAACCCATTATTCAAGATGAATGAGTTTTAAACCATAAATTACATCAAGAAGTAGTCTAAGAACAGGATTCAAACAAAAAGGGTGTGTTTAAACccatcccaggagctctgtAAGGGCTTGACAGGGGGTTTCTGCCCAGTGTGGGCTCGGCAGCAATGGCACATTGCAGAGGTGTGGAGGGGCTCTGCCCCTCAAACCTGcactggagcacagctgggagttCAGCAGGTGGGAAACTGGAAAACTAATTTGGGACACCACTGTGGGCAAGTTTGGCACCAGAACATTTTCACTGGTGGCCTGCACACTGCTACTGAACTTCAGTCCCACTTGGGTTGTGATAAGGGATATATTCTAAATAACCATGAACTGGGGGTTTGTATTCTGTGTAACCCATGAACTGTGGGGTTTGTGTTCGAGACAGGGACCCTCAACATCACAACACAACTCGGGGAACTGCACTCCCCACCTCTTCACCTCTCAGTAGAGCTTCTAACCGAGCTCACAAACTCCTTCAGCCTCTGCAGGAATTTATTGCTGCTTATGCGCTCCTGGAGTGCTTCAGAGTAGCTCTGCTCCTTCCAAATGCCTTTATGTTTCTTCACAGCCTTTAGCTCAGCCCGGAGGAGCCTTTTTTGCAGTTTCCAGTAGAGGCGGGAGTGGTGGGGCAGCCCCTCAATCTGGGCTGCTCTGGCCAGCCCTTGCCTCAACAGCTCCTCGTTCAAGCACGTGCTGAGAAACCCACCCTGTAAAAACCACAATAAACAGATATTCACCATTGAAACTGggctgtttggggtttggtgggAGCTCCCTCAGAGGCACCAGCTTTACTCATGGCTGCATCTACCCTCTGGCAGAAGTTAGAAGTGAAGAGGAATGCAGGTGATTTAGAAGCCAACAGCAgtgtgagggtgggcaggcctggcacagagaagctgtggctgtccctggatcctgaagtgtccaaggccaggctggacagggcttggagcagcctgggacagtggaagctGTCACTATGGGCTGGGACTGGATGCTctaagtcccttccaacccaaaccaggctgTGATTCTATGATGCAAGGCATTTGTGAGGGAACATTGGATAACAAACATCAGGCTAATCAGAACTACAGAATGCCTTTTTGGCACTGGCAGAGAAACACACTTCTGCCATGAATCAGTCTGAAAAACTGCTCCTGCAATCAGACTTGCAAATGCAACATTTAAAATTCACACCAGGGAGGATAAATCATAAACAATAACATTTGTTAAATGTACTGAGATAACTGTGTGACTAGAGTCACATCTAAAAGGGCAGATAAGAGCCAGGCTTTGTGTCTGTACCTTATGGACTAGAACCAGGCAGTCCAGGGCCGAGCTGtccctccccaggagctggaacCACAGGGGCTGtttggggagcagctccctctgcagccaggctgtggcacCTGGAGCCAGCTCCACCCCAGCCAGGCGGATCAGCAGGAGCCCCTCTGGCTGCCCTGCAAAGAAAGGGACAAATCTGGTGCTGGGGGAAAGCTCAGGCTTTGCACAGACCCTCAGCTGTTGGTAATGAATTGGTTCCTGCAGACTAGAAGAATTCCTTTCAGTTCCTCAAAGCAAACAGGAATTTGGTCTCATctcttcttcaggaaaaaaaaatatataaatggaAGATTGCCTAATTCAAAATgagttttggtttattttgcatGCAAAGAAAAAGATCTGCTCCCACTCTCAGTCCCTGTCATCCATGCAAAGGGGCAGGAGCACCAGCACCTGCTGGTATCTGCACAGCCAGTGTGAGAGTCACAGACCTGATGGACAGTTTGTTTCTGACAGCAAAACTGTCCTCAAAAATGAGTGTCTGCAAATAAAAGCACAATCCCAACAGAGGCTTTTTGCCAGGAATGACATGAGCTGTGCAAGCAGAAGCACTGCCTGAGTGCtcacttctgctgctggaaaatatCAGAGTAACTGTCAGGATGAACACAAACAGTGCAGTGACAAACTCTGCATGGGTCTCTTCATGTCTTTTATTGCCCAGTTTCCCAcctgcaaagcacagaaagaccaaaaggcagagctggaaatgtgCCTCAGCCCTTCCTCTCAAGCTTGCAGCCACTCTAAGAGCAGCACATTTCATTTCTGCCCTTGCTCTTCACACCCTTTTCCTCATTACTCACATTTTCTCTGGATGGCTGTGAAGAAAGGAATGCTGATGGGAATGTGCTCAACTTCCAGGCCCTCCTCTGTGATGTGATGTAACTTCCCTCTCAGTTTCACATTCTTTTCTACGAACTCCACAGGTATTTCCAAAGGACTTACAAACTTTGTTGTCTATTGatggaaggaagagaaagacaaaattttaagaaaaaaatatagagcAGTTACAGCTGCACTAAATCCAACTTCTTGAAACAGTTTGGGAAATTACATCTCTATTATGAGACACCATGGGCAAGTAAATATAGACATATATTTAATAGTGATcagctgcagaagctgtgcCAGCCTCTCCACACTTATCATTTCCCCTGGTTTACAGGACTTGCAATGTCAGTGTGGACATAAAACCAGGTTTAGAGAAAGAACAGACACTGCCATTTTCCCAGCAACGCCTATTGAAGTTCACTTGATTCCCAGAGAAAAGAGTGTTTTAGAAGCAGCCtgaatggggctgggatgggggtgAAAGGAAGCCAGAGACCAGACAGGCTGAAAACAAAGGCAGAGAAGGGAGGGCAGAAACAACCCTGCCTTTGATGCCAGAGGCAACCAGGAGAGGGACAAAGGCAGGTGAACAGCTTTGAGGAGATCACAAGAAGATTAAATTTGATACTACAGCCTGGGAGGATCCAAAGGGGATGGTTATGTGATCACACAGGAAAAccaagctgagcagcagcaaaaactTGGGCTGTGGTACAGgaatggagcagccacaggttTGGGGTGAGGGAGAAGGACACGTGATACCCCAATGAATGAAGATCCCCAAAATTTCAGACTCTGGGGTCTCACTGTAAGAGGCTTAGCAGAGCACTGACCTCCTTCTCCAGAGCTGTGAAACCCACTGAGCACTGATACAGCTGCTGATaaataaaccccccaaaacaccacaaCTAGAGATGTGTGTCCTGTGTGTTATTTACTCAGCAAACCTCCCCTCGGTCCATAGGGCCTCCCACTGGGAACATGGGAATTTGGGACCTTGCAGGCAGGAAGCCTGGAGGTTTTTAG
The Oenanthe melanoleuca isolate GR-GAL-2019-014 chromosome 9, OMel1.0, whole genome shotgun sequence DNA segment above includes these coding regions:
- the C9H3orf33 gene encoding protein C3orf33 homolog, with protein sequence MPERGDGGGSERAALALARLSEWADAHLGLLRGLIAGTAVAGVLLLARSLRVTTKFVSPLEIPVEFVEKNVKLRGKLHHITEEGLEVEHIPISIPFFTAIQRKWQPEGLLLIRLAGVELAPGATAWLQRELLPKQPLWFQLLGRDSSALDCLVLVHKGGFLSTCLNEELLRQGLARAAQIEGLPHHSRLYWKLQKRLLRAELKAVKKHKGIWKEQSYSEALQERISSNKFLQRLKEFVSSVRSSTER